The DNA region TTCTATTTGTCGGTGGCGCCCGAGCTGTTCGAAACGATCAGCACCAACATTCAGGAAAGCGGGCTCGGCTCTTCCAAAGGCTGGAAGCGGCTGATCATCGAAAAGCCGTTTGGACGCGATTTGGAATCCGCCCGCCAATTTAACGCGCAGCTCGGCAAAGCTTTTACCGAAGAGGAAATTTACCGGATCGACCACTATCTCGGCAAACGGATGGTTCAGAAGCTGGAGGTGCTGCAGCAGACGAATCCGGTGCTGCAAGCGGCCTGGAACAACCGTTACATCGCCAATGTGCAAATTACGGCCAGCGAGACGGTCGGCGTTGAGGAGCGGGCCGGTTATTACGATAAATCCGGCGCCGTCAGGGATATGTTCCAAAACCATATGCTCCAGCTCCTGATGATGCTGGCCAGCCATCTGCCGAGCAGCAACAGCATGGAGCAGGTCCGTCAAAACAAAAAGCTGGTGATGGAATCGCTTGAACCGTTATCGGTTGAAAATGTGGGAGTAAACGTGGTTCGCGGGCAATATACTAATGGAGTCATTCAAGGCAAACCCGTCGCCGGCTATACATCCGAGCCCGGCATCGCCAAGGACTCCCGCAACGACACATTTATCGCCGCCAAGCTGCAGATCGACGATGCCTTTTGGCGGGGAATCCCGTTCTACATCCGGACCGGGAAACGCATGAAGGAGAAATCGACGCGGATCGTGATCGAATTCAAAGAGCCGATCAAGCAGGCCGCCGCGAAAAAAGGCGGGCAGGCCCCCAATCTCCTGGTGTTTGAAATCAGCCCGAATGAAGGCATTTACCTGCAATTGAATTCGGGGGGAGTTTCCCATAAACAGGATCTTACCCCGGTGCTGATCGGGTCGGAACAAACCGGCAACGCGGTTCCCGAAGCATACGAAAACTTGATTTTCGACGCTTTGCGCGGGGATTCCACTTATTTTGCGCATTGGGACGAAGTAGAGCTGTCCTGGAAATGGGTTCAGCCGATTCTGGACGCTTTTGCGGCTGACCGGGTTCCCCTTCACGATTACCCGGCCGGCTCCTTCGGTCCGGAGGCAGCGAACGAATTGCTCGCGAAAGACGGGTATCGTTGGTGGTTCGACGAGGAGGCCGACGCCGGCGCCGCAGCTTCATCCGCCGCAAACGGCGTTCGGGAAGCCTTGTCGATCAAATAAAGCCAAAAAATCTAAAATTGGAGGTAAGGACGATGAAATTTTTTATCGACACAGCGAATGTGGAAGACATCAAAAAAGCTTACAAAATTGGTGTTTTGTCCGGAGTGACGACCAATCCTTCCCTCGTTGCCAAGGAAGGCGTGAAATTCGAGGACCGGATTGCCGAAATCCTGCAGACCGTACCCGAAGTCGAATCCGTCTCCGCCGAAGTGACGCCCGACGCCCTCACCGCAGAAGACATGATCGCCGAGGCCAACGAGCTGATCAAAATCAACAACAACGATCCCAAGATTACGATCAAGCTGCCGATGACGCTCGCCGGGCTGGAAACCTGCCGTTATCTTTCCCAAAAAGGCGTAAAAACCAACGTGACGCTCATCTTCACCGTCAACCAGGCGCTGCTCGCCGCACGCGCGGGCGCCACGTACGTATCGCCGTTTCTCGGCCGCCTGGACGATATTTCCGAAGACGGCGTGCAACTGGTATCGAAAGTCGCGGAAGTATTCCGCATCCACGGGCTGGAATCGCAGATCATCGCCGCCTCCGTACGCCACCCGGACCATGTGACCCGCGTCGCGCTGGCCGGCGCGCATATCGCCACGATTCCGTTCGGCGTGATCGAACAGTTGACCAAACACCCATTAACCGATCAGGGATTGGAAAAGTTCGCTGCCGACTGGAAAAAATCGCTGTAACCCCGGACTCCCGGGTTCCTCCTTATGGACCGCCGCCTCGGCCTCGCCGGGGCGCGGTCTTTTTGCGTATCGGAGCATGTCCCCGGCCAGGATAACTTGAACACTTTCTCTCCGCCAAAGCAGGAACTTTACAAAACTTTGTCGAAATTTAACCTTAACAAACTAGCAAACGGTGCTGGAATAACGTGAGTATGGCGGCGGGCGGCGGCTCCTCTTGCGGAACGAAACATAAGGGAAAAAAATGTCGCTATTTCGGCGATATCCCCCAAGTTGAGTGAAATAGAGGAAATTTATGGCGTTATTTTCTCAAAACGTAAGGGAAATGACCGCATTTCACAACGTCCATAGGAAAATAAGGGCAAAAAATTCCGCCAATGAAGATGAACATGGCCTGTTCTGGGAAATAGGGCCATAAAGTTCCTCTATTTTTATGAGGTGGGTATCCATCCGCAGATTGCCGCGTTCTTTCCAGCGTCGGTCCGCTAGATTTAAACTCGAGGTGACAAATGTTTTGACTATTCTGAAAAATGATTGGGCCCCCTTCCTGGAGGCCGAATTCGCGAAACCGTATTATTTGAACCTGCGCAAATTTCTGGCGAACGAATATAGAACACGCACGATTTATCCCGACATGTACGATATTTTCAACGCGCTCCATTATACTTCTTTTGCCGATACGAAAGTCGTCATTTTAGGTCAGGACCCGTATCACGGGCCGGGGCAAGCCCACGGGCTAAGCTTTTCCGTGAAACCGGGAATCAAGCCGCCTCCATCCCTGCAAAATATTTTCAAAGAGCTGCAGGACGATCTCGGCTGCTCCATCCCCAATAACGGCTATCTCGTTCCATGGGCCAAGCAGGGCGTGCTGCTGCTCAACACGGTGCTGACCGTGCGCGCGGACACGCCGAATTCCCACAAGGATATGGGCTGGGAGAACTTCACCGACAAAGTGATCGAGACGTTGAACCAAAAAGAAGAGCCGGTCGTGTTCCTGCTGTGGGGCAGCCATGCCCAGAAAAAAGCGGCGCTCATCAGCAACAATAACCATCACCAGATCCGGACGCCGCACCCCAGCCCCTTGTCCGCTCATCGCGGATTTTTGGGCAGCCGGCCTTTTTCGCGGGCAAATCAGTTTCTGCGCGCCAAGGGACTTCCCGAAATCGATTGGCAGCTTCCGAATTTGTAACTCAACTTTCGCAAAACGAAAACCAACTTAAAAGCAGGTGGAGCAAATCCCGCGAAATGCAAAAGTGCAGGCGATTTTTGTCGAAACTCCTCCAAACCGATGGTTCAAATGTAAAAAGGCAGTTCATTTCCGGTCAAAAGCTGCTTTTTTATCATCCAGCCCTAAATGAGATGTACTTTTGCACTTCAATCGCTCCAAAATGGTAATTTACGAAGAATGGAAAACACTTTTGCATTTGATCCTATACGACCGTCTTCTTCCCATGAAAAACGTTATATTTTTTCGGTAGAAGGTGGATATCCCCAATTACATCAATGGCCCTGCTTGCCAATTTCATATAGCGAAAGTTGAGTCATGAATTTCAACCTTAGAATACGCTTCGCACGAGTCCCCCGTCGATCCGCAATGCGGCGCCGTTGATCGCCGAGGATAGCGGGCTGCTCAAGTAAGTCACGAAATGGGCGATTTCCTCCGGACGGATCAGCCGCTGGATGATCGAAGTCGGCCGGTTTTCCGCCATGAATTTCTTTTCCGCCTCTTCGATCGTCAGCTGCTCATTCGGGTACAGCGTGTCCAGCATCTTCTCCACCCCTTCGGTCAGCGTCGAGCCGGGCATGACCGTATTGACCGTGACGCCGGTCCCTTTCGTCAACTCGGCCAAGCTGCGGGACACCGAAAGCTGCATCGTTTTTGTCGCGCTGTAATGCGCCATTTCCAATGACGGCATCACCGCGGCTTCGCTGGCGACGAAGATGACCCGCCCCGTCCCTTTTTCCAGCATCCGTTTTAAATACCCGCGGGTCAACCGGACGCCGCTCATCACATTGACTTCAAAAAACTTGAACCATTGCTCGTCGGGGATATCGAAATACTCGGCCGGCTCAAAAATCCCGAGATTGTTAATTAAAATGTCGAGCTCCGGGTAATCGTCCATCACCTTGTTGCACCCATCCTCCGTGCCTAAATCGGCAGCCGCCGGTCTCAGCACCGCCGCAGGATACCGCGCTTGAATCTCCGCGATGGCTTGATTTACTTTCTCAACGCTTCGGCCATTTACAAGCACGGCCGCGCCTTCCGCCGCCAGCGAAGCGGCGATCGCTTTGCCGATGCCGGCCGTGGACCCGGTAACGAGCGCCGTTTTCCCCTGAAGTTGCAAATCCATAACCCATCCCTCCGTAACTCTCCTGATAATTTCTGATCCAATATGTTATTATGCACTCATAGCTCGTGAAATTAACAGTACGCACTTTGCGGTAACATAGGCACCTAGAAGTGCCTTTAGCTGGCCGCCGGACCAAGAACCGGACCCGACAAACCAGTACTGACTTCTACTGCTGCTTCTCCAAGCCTTCGGCCAAAGACACAAGCTTGTTTACCGTCTTCCAGTTGCGAACGGTGGCGGATTCGTCCAGCTTCTGCAGATTCGCCGCCAGCTTGGAGTTGCGGACGCTGTCCGAGAACAGCAGATAAACCTCACGGCCGGCCGCGCGGAACTGCTCCTTGTCGTTCGCGTAAACGGCAAATCGCTCCAGCGCCTCCGCCGAAGGCTCGCCTTGCAAGAACGCCGCGTACAAGCATTCTCCCGCGGAAGCCGCTTCCGCCGCGGATATTTCCTCCGCCGTAAACGGGCAGCCTGCCGCTGCGCCTCGCAGTTCCGCCGACGTTCTTAAAACGACGGGGACGTCCAAGCCGAAGTCCTGGCGGATAATCTGTTCGATCCGCACGCGCAGCGCTTCCTCCTCCTCATCCGATACGAACAGCACATTTCCGCTTTGAATATAGGTTTGCACCTCTTTTAAACCATTGTCCGTTAAAGAACGTTTCAAATCCGCCATCCTGATCATGTTTTTGCCGCCGACGTTAATGCCCCGCAGCAGCGCAATATAAACCGTCATGTTCCGTCCTCCTGAGTTTGATTTGGGCAACCGCCATAAGCCATAAAACCAATATACACCAAACCGCGGATTCACCTATAAATGAATGTTCAAAAAGTCGGCTTTTCAGCATCGGGAAGGATGAGGGTAACAGACGCCCAGCATCCGCATAGTGTATAGGAAAACCGTTCATAGAAGGGAGAACGTTTCCTTGTTTAATTACTACTATCGGCAGTGCCCCGCAGAGCACTACCCTTATACGGTTCAGCCCGGAGATACGCTGAATTACATCGCCTTCCGGCTGGAATCGAGCGTGTCCCGTATCCTCGCGGCCAATCCGGGAGTCGACCCGAACAATCTCCAGATCGGCCAGGTGATCTGCATCCCATCCTGCCCGCCCAATCATTTCTCAAAAATCATTGAGCCCGGAGATACGCTATACGCCATAGCGCAAGCCTACGGAGTCAGCGTTTCAAGCATTTTGGAGGCCAACCCGGGAACGGATCCGAAGGCCTTGCGGGTTGGCCAGCGCCTTTGCATCCCCGCGATCGGGGCCGGAGGAGCGGCCGATATTTCGGGGGTTCGCGAGACGCTCACCGCGATGCAAAGCGACATCAACATGCTGAAGGCCGAAAGCAGCGTGCAGCAAACGGTGGAAGCCAACTACGGCACTTCCAAGCAAACGACCCGCGCGCTTAGCGTAACGCCTCGCGAAATCCGGTTCGAGGCCGTTCCCGTCACGTTCGCCGGCTCCTACCGCGGCCATTACACCGGAGGCAGAAGCTATCCCTACTACCTGGATGCCGCCATGGGAGGACGGCGGGGAATCACGGTCAAAGACAATTTCGGAGTGTGGCATTCCTTCAGTTACACGGTGGAGACAGAGGCACAATAGATGTTGAATGACACGTCTGCGGAAAGGTATAATAGTAAGGATCACATTCGCATTGGAGTGACTTTTGAATCATGATCCATTACATTCGCTTACGTTAATGAAAGGTACGGATGGCGTAAACTCGGCTTTTTTTGAATTGTAGCTGCCGGGTTTATTTATCTGTGCCTTTTTTCATTCACGTAAATACGAATGAGAATGGGGTGCTTCTATGTCCGCCAATGGAAAAATTACTGCATGGCAATCCCTTTTTGCCGAATATGCGCATCTGTTTATTTGCCCGATCTGTTCCGGCCGCATGGCCGTTGACCATTTAAAAAGCCTGATCTGCCCGCAGG from Paenibacillus macerans includes:
- the zwf gene encoding glucose-6-phosphate dehydrogenase, which produces MEASTFVLFGATGDLAKRKIYPALFNLYLDGKLPQVFSLIGLGRREWSDDTFRANIEQSLRSFSRRDADDSGALARFLSMFRYQVLDVDRKEDYQTLLRLIEQREQALGAAPNRMFYLSVAPELFETISTNIQESGLGSSKGWKRLIIEKPFGRDLESARQFNAQLGKAFTEEEIYRIDHYLGKRMVQKLEVLQQTNPVLQAAWNNRYIANVQITASETVGVEERAGYYDKSGAVRDMFQNHMLQLLMMLASHLPSSNSMEQVRQNKKLVMESLEPLSVENVGVNVVRGQYTNGVIQGKPVAGYTSEPGIAKDSRNDTFIAAKLQIDDAFWRGIPFYIRTGKRMKEKSTRIVIEFKEPIKQAAAKKGGQAPNLLVFEISPNEGIYLQLNSGGVSHKQDLTPVLIGSEQTGNAVPEAYENLIFDALRGDSTYFAHWDEVELSWKWVQPILDAFAADRVPLHDYPAGSFGPEAANELLAKDGYRWWFDEEADAGAAASSAANGVREALSIK
- the fsa gene encoding fructose-6-phosphate aldolase; this translates as MKFFIDTANVEDIKKAYKIGVLSGVTTNPSLVAKEGVKFEDRIAEILQTVPEVESVSAEVTPDALTAEDMIAEANELIKINNNDPKITIKLPMTLAGLETCRYLSQKGVKTNVTLIFTVNQALLAARAGATYVSPFLGRLDDISEDGVQLVSKVAEVFRIHGLESQIIAASVRHPDHVTRVALAGAHIATIPFGVIEQLTKHPLTDQGLEKFAADWKKSL
- a CDS encoding uracil-DNA glycosylase; the protein is MTILKNDWAPFLEAEFAKPYYLNLRKFLANEYRTRTIYPDMYDIFNALHYTSFADTKVVILGQDPYHGPGQAHGLSFSVKPGIKPPPSLQNIFKELQDDLGCSIPNNGYLVPWAKQGVLLLNTVLTVRADTPNSHKDMGWENFTDKVIETLNQKEEPVVFLLWGSHAQKKAALISNNNHHQIRTPHPSPLSAHRGFLGSRPFSRANQFLRAKGLPEIDWQLPNL
- a CDS encoding SDR family NAD(P)-dependent oxidoreductase, with translation MDLQLQGKTALVTGSTAGIGKAIAASLAAEGAAVLVNGRSVEKVNQAIAEIQARYPAAVLRPAAADLGTEDGCNKVMDDYPELDILINNLGIFEPAEYFDIPDEQWFKFFEVNVMSGVRLTRGYLKRMLEKGTGRVIFVASEAAVMPSLEMAHYSATKTMQLSVSRSLAELTKGTGVTVNTVMPGSTLTEGVEKMLDTLYPNEQLTIEEAEKKFMAENRPTSIIQRLIRPEEIAHFVTYLSSPLSSAINGAALRIDGGLVRSVF
- a CDS encoding DUF1697 domain-containing protein; protein product: MTVYIALLRGINVGGKNMIRMADLKRSLTDNGLKEVQTYIQSGNVLFVSDEEEEALRVRIEQIIRQDFGLDVPVVLRTSAELRGAAAGCPFTAEEISAAEAASAGECLYAAFLQGEPSAEALERFAVYANDKEQFRAAGREVYLLFSDSVRNSKLAANLQKLDESATVRNWKTVNKLVSLAEGLEKQQ
- a CDS encoding LysM peptidoglycan-binding domain-containing protein, which codes for MFNYYYRQCPAEHYPYTVQPGDTLNYIAFRLESSVSRILAANPGVDPNNLQIGQVICIPSCPPNHFSKIIEPGDTLYAIAQAYGVSVSSILEANPGTDPKALRVGQRLCIPAIGAGGAADISGVRETLTAMQSDINMLKAESSVQQTVEANYGTSKQTTRALSVTPREIRFEAVPVTFAGSYRGHYTGGRSYPYYLDAAMGGRRGITVKDNFGVWHSFSYTVETEAQ